The following coding sequences lie in one Vanacampus margaritifer isolate UIUO_Vmar chromosome 16, RoL_Vmar_1.0, whole genome shotgun sequence genomic window:
- the ints2 gene encoding integrator complex subunit 2, with amino-acid sequence MADSAGLQFVSPYAFGAMQKVDVQRLAALSDPELRLLLPCLVRMALCAPADQSQAWAEDKKLILRLLSGVEAVNSIVALLSVDFHALEQDARKEQQLRHKAGGSNVESILVSQLQHGLTLEFEHSDPLRRLRLTLSELLAIMSKVADSNGEFFLKSSELFESPVYLEEVADVLCILQAELPSLLPIVDVAEALLHVRNGDWFLCLLVANVPDSFNEVCRGLIKNGERQDEESVGGRRRTEALRQLCQMNPSQALNIRAMVVEECHLPGLGVALTLDYKPDTADEAVSPLVSYVSGLLLGTNSKVRTWFSMFIRNGQQRKRESSSVLWQMRRQLLLELVAILPRSRSTHVPNDGDMDDEGGFSYSGLREEHVVKASALLRLYCALMGIAGLRPTDEEAEQLLQLMTSRPPATPAGVRFVSLSFCKLLAFPTLVSTPEQEQLMVMWLSWMIKEEEYFESAAGVSASFGEMLLLVAMYFHSNQLSSIIELVCSTLGMKIAIKPSSLSKMKTIFTQEIFTEQVVTAHAVRVAVTNNLSANITGFLPIHCIYQLLRSRAFTKHKVSIKDWIYRQLCETNTPIHTQLIPLVDVYINSILTPASKANPEATNQPITEQEILSVFQVSSVQGDNSRGGRQRNSITTQLLILYYILSYEENLLASTKQLALMQKKPKSYSAALMDQIPIKYLVTQAQGLQQELGGLHSALLRLLAINYPHLCLVEDWVCEEEVTGTLPLLRKMMLPSNTCRYTQSQLHQAFQKLPSSSPRLMRILEHLTLLTPGDLIPYSESLTASMALLLEPAVPRRTLQTVNKLWMGLNTVMPRRLWVMTVNALQPSAKLLRQQTYTQNDLMVDPLIVLRCDHRVYRCPPLMDIVLHMLNGYLLASKAYLHSHLKETADFDRQSQTVSNLGVPGQPDTPEVTREELKNALLAAQDSAAVQILLEVCLATSEEKEVGCSTESLLRDVRGPLPGKKEQRSLLLRDKEGVKDAEPEGGLLSDLREVQCLICCLLHQMFIADPNIAKLVHFQGYPQPLLPLTVSGIPSMHICLDFIPELLAQPQLEKQIFAIQLLSYLCIQYALPKSLSVARLAVSVMGTLLTVLTRAKRFAFFMPTLPCLVAFCQAFPPLYEDVTALLVQVGQVCASDVATKARDVDPLIARLQYLKEKPRDISVEGAIKLALPQRTAEELGGADPDVQICYCVEATFMDIISSTLHGL; translated from the exons ATGGCAGACAGTGCAGGGCTGCAGTTTGTTAGCCCTTATGCATTTGGAGCCATGCAGAAGGTAGACGTGCAGCGCCTGGCAGCCCTCAGTGACCCCGAGCTGAGGCTACTGCTTCCCTGCCTGGTGAGGATGGCTTTGTGTGCCCCAGCTGACCAGAGTCAAGCTTGGGCAGAGGACAAGAAGCTCATCCTCCGGCTGCTCTCTGGAGTGGAAGCTGTCAATTCCATTGTAGCGCTGCTCTCTGTTGATTTCCACGCCTTGGAGCAGGATGCCAGGAAGGAGCAGCAGCTcag GCACAAGGCGGGTGGTTCGAATGTGGAGAGTATCCTGGTGTCACAGCTGCAGCATGGTCTTACCTTAGAGTTTGAGCACAGTGATCCTCTCAGGAGACTTCGTCTGACCCTCAGTGAGCTTTTAGCAATCATGAGTAAG GTGGCCGATTCAAATGGAGAATTCTTTCTAAAGTCATCAGAACTCTTTGAAAGCCCAGTTTACTTGGAAGAGGTTGCAGATGTGCTTTGCATTCTACAAGCGG AACTGCCTTCCTTGCTGCCAATTGTGGATGTGGCAGAGGCTTTGCTGCATGTTCGCAATGGAGATTGGTTTCTTTGTCTGCTGGTTGCCAACGTGCCTGACAGCTTCAATGAAG TGTGCAGAGGTTTGATCAAGAATGGAGAGCGTCAGGATGAGGAGAGCGTTGGCGGTCGACGCAGGACCGAAGCCCTCAGGCAGCTGTGTCAGATGAACCCTTCGCAAGCTCTCAACATCCGAGCTATGGTG GTGGAGGAATGTCATCTCCCTGGCCTGGGCGTGGCTCTGACTCTGGATTACAAACCAGACACAGCGGATGAGGCCGTCAGCCCACTAGTTTCTTATGTCAGTGGTTTACTGCTGGGTACCAACAGCAAAGTCCGCACGTGGTTTAGCATGTTCATTCGCAATGGGCAGCAG agaaagagagagagcagctCAGTGCTGTGGCAGATGCGCAGGCAGCTGCTTTTGGAGTTGGTCGCTATCTTGCCACGCTCGCGCAGCACCCATGTTCCCAATGACGGTGACATGGATGACGAGGGTGGCTTCAGCTACTCGGGCCTCCGAGAGGAACATGTGGTGAAGGCGAGTGCACTGCTCAGACTCTACTGTGCTCTCATGGGTATCGCTGGCCTCAG ACCAACAGACGAAGAGGCTGAGCAGCTACTGCAGCTGATGACGAGCCGACCGCCAGCCACCCCTGCTGGTGTTCGTTTTGTCTCCCTGTCCTTCTGCAAACTACTAGCCTTCCCTACACTGGTCAG CACACCAGAGCAGGAGCAGCTCATGGTCATGTGGCTCAGCTGGATGATCAAAGAAGAGGAATACTTTGAAAG TGCTGCAGGTGTATCTGCTTCTTTCGGGGAGATGCTGTTACTGGTGGCCATGTATTTCCATAGCAACCAGCTAAGCTCCATTATTGAGTTGGTGTGTTCTACTTTGGGGATGAAG aTTGCCATCAAACCAAGCTCTCTAAGCAAGATGAAGACCATCTTCACACAAGAGATCTTCACAGAACAG GTGGTTACAGCCCATGCAGTGAGGGTTGCAGTGACCAACAATCTAAGTGCCAACATCACAGGATTCCTCCCCATTCATTGCATCTACCAGCTGCTTCGAAGCCGAGCCTTCACCAAGCACAAAGTTTCCATCAAG GACTGGATCTACCGTCAGCTGTGTGAGACAAACACCCCTATCCACACTCAGCTAATACCTCTGGTGGATGTTTACATCAACTCAATCCTCACTCCGGCGTCAAAGGCCAACCCCGAGGccaccaaccaaccaatcacagagcaggaAATCCTCAGTGTCTTCCAGGTCTCTTCAGTT CAAGGGGACAATAGTCGAGGAGGACGGCAACGCAACTCCATCACGACGCAGCTCCTCATCCTCTACTACATCCTATCTTATGAGGAAAATCTGTTGGCTAGCACCAAACAATTAG CTTTAATGCAGAAGAAGCCAAAGTCATATTCAGCAGCACTGATGGACCAGATCCCCATAAAGTACTTGGTTACCCAAGCTCAAGGGTTGCAACAAGAGCTTGGGG GTCTGCACTCTGCCTTGTTGAGGTTGCTGGCCATCAACTACCCTCACCTGTGTCTTGTGGAAGATTGGGTGTGTGAAGAGGAGGTAACGGGTACTCTTCCCCTGCTGAGGAAAATGATGCTCCCCAGCAACACCTGCAGATACACTCAGAGCCAGCTCCACCAGG CCTTCCAAAAGTTGCCATCCAGCAGTCCGAGGCTGATGCGAATCTTGGAACATTTGACACTTCTCACACCGGGAGACCTGATCCCTTATTCAGAGTCCCTCACTGCCAGCATGGCTCTGCTGCTGGAACCTGCTGTACCTCGCCGCACTCTGCAGACAGTCAATAAGCTTTGGATGGGTCTCAACACTGTGATGCCCCGCAG GTTGTGGGTGATGACAGTTAATGCCCTCCAACCTTCAGCAAAGCTGCTCAGGCAACAGACGTACACTCAGAACGACCTCATGGTGGATCCTCTCATTGTTCTACGCTGTGATCACAGGGTGTACAG ATGTCCTCCTTTAATGGACATTGTCCTTCACATGCTGAACGGCTATCTACTAGCGTCTAAAGCCTACCTGCACAGCCATTTGAAAGAGACGGCAGACTTTGATAGACAGAGCCAGACTGTCTCCAACCTGGGTGTGCCTGGACAGCCAGATACACCCGAGGTCACCAGAGAGGAGCTCAAGAACGCCCTTTTAGCTGCTCAG GATAGCGCAGCGGTTCAGATTCTTCTGGAGGTGTGTTTAGCAACCTCAGAGGAGAAGGAGGTGGGATGCAGCACAGAGAGCCTTCTGAGGGACGTCAGGGGCCCCCTGCCAGGGAAAAAGGAACAAAGAAGCTTGCTCCTGAGAGACAAGGAGGGTGTGAAGGATGCTGAGCCAGAGGGAGGCCTGCTCAGTGATTTGAGGGAGGTGCAGTGTCTCATCTGTTGTCTCCTGCATCAGATGTTCATCGCTGACCCCAATATTGCCAAACTAGTCCACTTTCAG GGTTATCCTCAACCTCTACTGCCTCTAACGGTGTCAGGCATCCCTTCCATGCATATCTGTCTGGACTTCATCCCAGAACTCCTGGCCCAGCCCCAACTGGAAAAGCAG atttttgcaatCCAGTTGTTGTCGTACCTGTGTATCCAGTACGCACTGCCCAAGTCGCTCAGTGTGGCTCGGTTGGCCGTCAGTGTCATGGGTACACTTCTCACAG TGCTGACGCGTGCCAAGCGCTTTGCCTTCTTCATGCCCACCCTGCCGTGCCTGGTGGCCTTTTGTCAGGCCTTTCCTCCTCTCTACGAAGACGTGACAGCCCTGTTAGTACAAGTAGGGCAGGTTTGTGCCTCGGATGTGGCCACCAAAGCGAGGGACGTTGACCCTCTCATCGCTC GTTTGCAGTATCTAAAGGAGAAGCCGCGGGATATTTCAGTGGAAGGCGCCATCAAACTGGCGTTACCGCAAAGGACAGCAGAAGAACTCGGAGGAGCCGACCCGGATGTCCAGATTTGTTACTGTGTCGAAGCTACGTTCATGGACATCATCAGCTCCACCCTTCATGGGCTATAG